The segment TTGGCCCAAATGGTGCGAGAAGTTtatttctctgcatttttCCACCTCCCAGTTGGGGGGCCCCTGtgaattatgtacataaaaaaaatcaaattgcaGACCATAGCATAAATAATCCACAATTGGGCTGCTTGAGGAAAAACAGTGGGGGCATTCGCCCGGAAAGGGCGCTGCAAAAAATGCCCCCCTTTGTTTTGCTTTTGCAGACGACGCTGAAAAGCGAAGAAAAAGTGGGcggaaaaatacaaaacagcTTTTCCGTGGAGTCCTGCGGAAAATGTTCGAATGCGAAAAGGAAATAGTATTTGGGCGGCACCTCGTGCGAAAAATCCTTACTGCGCACAATCACGGTGTCGTCGTTTCTTCCTGGAAGGCGAGAAACATTGGGGGGACCTCTCCCCGGAAAATTCCTCGAGACGacatcaataaattttccactgaaGACCATCTTCTCATCCCCTCTTTCCCTACTCTGTCTGGACTGAAAAGTCTCTTGTCCTCCCGGAAGTCGCATACGCCGCAGCGGGGTGGCGGCTAATGGATTGCATATTAATTGGGTATAGCAATACGGCAGAGATCAATTTTGGGGGGCCCCCCAAAGAAAGACAACAAAAACGGCGCGCATAACTTTCACACACGAACGTTTTCTCTTCTCAAAGAGAggcttcaatttcttttctgcaCCTCCACCACCGACTTCTGTGGCGaatattatcaatttttgttaaataccGCGCGAGAGAGCCGCCAAAAAAATACGTCTTTTGTGTGGACAAAAAGTGAGGATTAATGATAATTTCCACCTTTCTGtgttttgtggcttttttcaTGCGGTGAGAAAAACAAGTCAGTGCTCCCCTTGAGCCCCCACAATGATGTATTTTGAGTGCCTGCGTAGACGAGAGCATTGTTAGTGACAAGTGCAGCAAATTCATAAAAGTTTCCTGACTTTGAGGAGGAGTGATAAGATTTTCTGGggattttagaaatatttattaataaacaaacaattttagTTTGTTAAACAATCTCTGTGGGATTGTGTATAAGTTTTTCCTATTATGAGGTTTCTGcacaaatttataaaaaaattatataaaaaaatttataaatttataaaaattagatATGGTTGAAGAATCACAAATAATACGATTTATTCATCTCAaacaaaagataaataattcggtgaataaaaacttttctgaTGTGTTTGATCTTATTTTGTTTCTTATAAGAAAAcgtaaacattttaatttataaaaaatgaattttgaaaaagtcgaatttgaaaaattagaagattctaaaattgttgtaattttaaagagaaaaaataggGTCGATTCTGTCAAGAATATTGTCTTACAATTCCAGAGCTTCAAGATTTTTGTTATACTATCTAATTGGAGTGAGATAGCCAGCAGTATTTTGAtcatatttaatgttttttagtcattttatgttcaatgttttattttccaattgaaaataaaaaaaaagtttaatagatatttctaaaattagaaaaaaaaacttcaaacgttagaataaacatgaaaaacttctgaaacaaataaaatctattacatattttcttgTGCAATTAGTTCTTTAAAAGTATCAATATGCTCAAATCTTACAACAATTTTTacgaaagaaaagatttaataatttattacaatcaataggaaaatattatgaatttgTTGGTTCAGTGGTTAAAAGCGCACCAATTTGACTTTTCACGTAAAGTCCATAAGTTCAAGTCTCGCGAATAATCGGcgagattctttttctttttttttctaaagaaatttcCCAGCTAGCTTCATGCTAAATAATtacataaaacaattaaattccaattcaTTGTTgtagttttaaataaaaaatgagagcGTGAAGAGGAagctaaaaaaataacttgTCCACTGCTgtgtaattaatttcacttCGACATCCTCATTCTGCAAAGTCGCGAGAcagaaagattaaaaattgcttacaatttcatttcatGGTGTAAACAAACATATCAGTTGttcattcttatttttatcTAATCACAAAATTCACCTTAAGCTTAAGAATATATATTCAATGTGTGGACATAAACTCTTCAACATTTCCCTTACCTTTCTCTTATTACcactgaatttttcaaaaggtcTACGAtaagaagtttattttctctttctaagATAGTAAAATTGTCCtctaaattttatctttcgtcagatattattatttgttggaattgtttgataaaataaaataaaataaaatgggaaatgaATGTAGGTAGTGTATTTGTGGTGTGGTGTGTGGTATGAgagaaatgtaaataaatgtgGAAGAACCTCTTGGGGTCAGTGAGAGAGTTGTAAAAGGAAATTCCGGCAAAGAGATTAACGTACAACTTGGCGCAGAACACACAAGTTCCTTTTGCCACGCTAATCATCGTCAGTCAATAACCTAAATGCCTCCTCTGGTGCACACACAGAGACAATCTCAGTCATTGAGGAGAGGAAGCAACGAATAGAATTTCATAGTGGAGTGTTGTTGGTGATGAAGTGAAGAATGTCCCAACACCGTCTCTGTAATACGAAGAGAATGATGTATTCCGGGCAACGAGGCTTTGTGacagaaaaagaataatacgacataatttttaaaagggaattttatgggttttctcactttctatttcttttaccattaatttcttcttcatttccttTTCACCCTCAATCTCTTGTTACTACATAATACATGTTTATTGGCCAAAGACCTTCACagttataatttttatcttcttctcCTCTCTTTGCAGCAAATAAAGTGACGAAAAGACTCAAAACAGTATGCCACGAAGCCCAATCCTATGAGGATGATGTTCCATTGACGAGAAGACCCTTCTTGCGAGGGATGATGGaattttagggaatttttgaGTAGAAACGGTGAAACGTAGAGcacaattttaaaaactttaatctcTCCATGGATCGAGGCAACGTCTAAAATCACAATAAAGGTAAGAAGTGTGTATTACTTAATTACACTACATTAGCGTGAAAGACTGCGTCTAATATCAATCAAGCTAATTCACAACACTGCTCTGTGAGCTTCCTCTTCAGCAACATTGAGTGTGAATGAGTGCGAAATGTGTGCAAAAATGTCAGAAAAATCAgttatttcttaagaaaacattacATGTTTTACGAGAGTGATGCTTTTAAAGGATATATCTCTATTCTCATATCATTTTGTAAttcaatgagaaatatttctcattttaatgACTATATACTTTTTTGTTTGCACTCCCCCTCGTACAATGAGGTGCGCGGGACAAGTTGTGGTAATTCTACAGCTATTCTCTTGGCGGTGCAGAAAGAGATGCTgcgggatatttttttttctatacgtTTCTCGTGCCTCAGTGATTTCtcttttagaaaaagaattaatgaaagaaaaaacttgcaTTAAGAAGATACATTACAAATGGGCTTTTACTTTCTTAATCTCTCAAAGGAGATTACACATTTTCAAAGGCTTTATAGAGAACACGTAATGGGTTAATccttttaaatgagaaaaaaaggagtaGAGAGAAAGTTTAAACGTGCAATTTCCTTCGAATCCTCATTTATTTGACATTGTTGTACTAAAGAAGAACCTTCGTTGAATTTAATCTATTCTTTGAAATACTTCAAGATTACTTTTTCTAAAAGTTGGAAGTTCTTGTCATTGACATTCataatttacaagaattttccaattaatttagaattgaaattttaagaaaggaTTTGTTGATTCAAAtaggaatttaaaataatgtaaaaatttgtaggtttttaatttttttagactgATTTGTAGATTAAATTTGACTAGATCGAAAGAAATTGTAATAGCCACAGTTAATTATGAAGCTAATTAAAAACAagtattgggcctaattcagcgaccaagaaacccttgaaattcgcttgaaatcttgaaatttcagtacaaaattcaaagatttcaaaggtttcttggtcgctgaattaggcccaattagcttaagtattttatttattttaataagtcttcaaaatttaaaaaaaaattgactctAAAGTTTTTTCCCTATTATTTCATTCTGGAACAACTCATTATATTCAAGCCACACCCCTCACCCAAGTTCTTGGCCGCATCTTGTCAAACTGCAGACGTCAAtgcttaaaattctttttattgagaaatttacaaaaaaagatttaattggAATTATCGAATCATcgaaaacctttaaaatattcattataaAGGTCACAAAATTAGGTAATGCAAATTGATACATAGatgttttcaattgaattaccTTCAAggctaaatattttccaagaaaaactttttcttcaatttacaattcattgatttttttaataaaaagttttaaaagagaaatgtggaggaaaaaaattgaaaaaaaaacttcttcaatAAAAGTGAATATTGAAAGTAGATGcaaatctcttttaattttctttatatactATAAGTATATACCTACTTATTTTGAGTCATGCTCaatgatgaataaataaaatttcatgataTCAAATCTAAATAGCAAAATAAGTTGAGATGTGatgaataaagagaaaaaaaaacggcgGCTTTAGCATGAAAGATTTTCAACAGGTAAATTAATGGGATTTCATGGCATTACCATGGGAGAGATATTATAAACTAATTGTATATAGCTTCTCAATATGGCATTTATAGCTGTTCTTCCGTCTGTGCGCACAAATTGCAAGCGAGAAGAGTTTATAATGttgagaagggaaaaaaagtgagagcAGAGAAAAAACGCCGGGAGATGGATgaaataattgagaaattattcaacTTTTATTGCATGTAGTACAAATGATTATTGCAATCAACGGTTTCGGTGCCAGGTGGATAAAAATCCGACACAACAAACCCATCGCGATCCACACAGAAGAGTTCTCCATTGAGATCCTGAGGATTAGCGTAGTTCCCTTGACCATTGCATTGGAGATTGAGGGTTAGACCGTTGTCATTGAAGATTCTCTGATCACGGGCACAGtctataaaggaaaaaaaggttttaGTAACGCCTTAATTTTTTGCGGACTTTAGTTTAACTAACAGCAATCCATAGTTCCAACTTGATTTGGAGCAGCAGCAAAGGGACCTAGCCTCGAACCATCACGCCAACTGCAAAAGGctctaaaataaaagagaaacaatCAACTTTACAAGCTGTAAAGTACCACCAACgaacgataaaaaaaaagctcaacataAAATTCACTCACTGTCCCTCTGCAATGCCGTACGTGCCAAAAGAGCCATCATAGTGGCATGGGATGTTACTGAAGGATATCTGTGTGGTGCCACGTTTGCTAAATGCATTTCGAATGACTCTCTGAGCATGGGAGGCACTTTCGCACTGTCTGAGGTACTGTGTCCCATAGGAGGAGGTATTGTAGCACGGTAAAAGGGTCCACAAGTGCTGGGGGACGGCGATTGTGTTGTCGGTGATGAAGCCCGTGTCTGGATCGGCACACCAGCACGTGTCATCGTCACACTGAAGCTCCTCAAAATTCCCATTCTGCTGACAGTGGAGTGTAACTTCGTGACGGCCTGATTTCTCCATTTCATACCTCTTCCGGCTGCATGCACAGTTCATTTCCTCAGAATTCCGCCACCAATCCCACCCAAAAATCCTCTCACCAGTCGCACTATAGCAAAAGCATCTTCCTGTACTTCGGTCGCCTTTGCATTGCTTTGCAGCGAATGTACCGTCATCATTGCAGGTGGGCAGCTGTCCGATCATTTCCCTATCGAGATGTTGGGTGAAGAAGCATGATGTCTTGTTCAAAGCACAAGTTTGGTCGTTACACATCAATCCTTggtcacaaaataaattatcattgtTGTTGCAATGTTCACCAAGTCCCACAGCTAAGGTGCTGCGTGTTACgagaaaaatcaccaaaaataCCAACAAAACGCCTCTCATCTGTCAGGAAGTTACTAAATTCTCTACACAATCCTAAATGAGAGTTCCGTTCAATAATTTACTCTATCAAACAATGACAATTTACCTGCTAAAGGCAATTTCTTATGTGTTATCACAGACGATAGGCTCTTATCAATATTTTGGTGATATTGAGAAGATTGGGTAAACGTAAAAAGTGAATGAATCActgaaaagacaaaaattggGTCTTGTTGATAAAAGCTATAAGAGAAATTAACAGGCATATTGGATATTTtgccaaaagattttttttggtttctcAGCTCGCAATTTTAAACATCAAAAACATGCATGTGAGGCGATTAAAAATcgaaattaaaactttatttgtattttaaaaatttgagcaAAGAATCTTAtatcaatttcttcaaattttgttgttaaattaattcataaaattaaaaaattgtattctaacctaaatttttttttttagaaacttttctcaattGCCAATTTCTTTTAGGAATAAAATCaactaaaaacaatttaaatttattaaaagtgcATTATTTTGAATTGGAATGTTTGAGCAaagaaattagcaaaaaatggtttttttattttgttgtgtaagaaactaaattcaaaacttCAGAAACATTTCGTAAccaaaaatgagaattttcattataaaatttcccaaatattCGCAAAGATATTTTAgcgaaattttattaattttactgCCTCATtcaaaaacttcaattttagGTAAATGTTTACGTATGAAGACATTAGGAGAATTTTCGCACAACTTTTTGGAAGATGAAACTGTGCTGAAACAATTAAGAAGCAGCACTCAACCACCTGCAATCACCTTGTCCCTGAATTATATCTTCTTAAGTATTCCATTATCATTCTGCGTATTCTTTGGAGTGACTCCGTCACACAAAATACCTCTCTGTGCCTTTCCCCGACCCCCTCATTCACCCAGAATTTTGTATcagataaattttcatgatgtAAAGTGGATTGAAATGGGTGATTTGTAATGTGAGATAggagaatttgaattttgtggttttaaGTGCAAAACTTCTTCACATATCAATGGAATTATTCTAAAGGGAAGTGGAGGGAAATTTTTCTGTAAGAATTACTatcatttatgaaaattcttatcaaaagGAATTAGTGGAGTCTTTATCAAAATTTAGAGATAATTTGTTAGTTACTatcttggaattttttcttcattggtgtgtgagtgagagagaaaaatattccgcatagaagtttattttttcccatttttcatgtgaatttgTGAGATTTCCTCGTAAAATTCTTcactttaagttttctttttttcttctttcgaTCTCTTCTCAAAAGCATCAGCGTGTGGATGTTTCTGTGAGGTGGTGCTGGTGGTATGGAGAAAGGAATAAATCCAGCAGCGGGGCCAAAAGTCTCGCAGATTGCCAATATATTTCAGCGAAAACCCATTGAAGTGTCACCCCAGATGGAGGAGCCAAAGGAGACACAAACGCCAGTTTCGGTGGTACGAACGGAATCTCATGCGGCGCGTTTTAACAATGCCAGGGCGCTCTTTGAGAAGTTGGGCGTGGAGAATCGTGTCCCGCGACCGACATTCAGTGTGAAGGTGCCCCATTCAAATAGTCGGGAGGAGAATTTGAATGAGATGAGCCCTGAGAGGACACGGGGATTCCCCACGGCGGCCACCTGTGGCAGTGGCACCATTACAAATGGGGTCTCCAAGATTGACACGACAAAGATTCACAATGTGAGTCGGCTGAAGAGTACGGAGAAACCGGAAAAGCCCGAGAAGCCCGAGAGGAAGTTCAATTCGCGTGAGTTGATTGAGAAGCAGAAGAATTGGACGTCGCATTTTTCAAAGACACGAACAACGCGGTACAATAGTGATCCAAATCGGTGTGATATCATCCGTACTGTCCCCGGGACAACTCTCATTTCCGCCGAGGTGCTCAAGGAGCAACCGGCACAGGTGACACGAAGCACCGTACCAGAGGCTCCACGCTATCCGGACATAAAGCCACGCTTCACGCGACCAACGTCCGTGAGTAGTCCCACACGATGCCCATCAATTGGGCAGATGTACAAAAGTCCTCCGGCATCCCCGGGAGGGCCAAATGTGACAAATGTGCAAGCAACTTCTAGTCCCGCACGATCAAAGATCAAGGATGACATTCCAGAGAAGAGACGCAAAAAATCCACGGATTTAGTGATTGAGCCACCACTACCACCGGAACCCGAGGCGACTGTCATGAATACATCCAATGAATCTGACGTTATATCGCCAGCATGTGGGTTGAGTTCCACATCAAGCCCAGTTGCGAGTGCTTCGTCTGGGCCAACGAGTCCCATACACACGGAGGATGAGAAGCAGGAGAATGAATCAAATGAGAAGCTAGACAAATTGGATATCTGTCCTCCATCTCCTGGTGAgttaatgttaatttttctaaaagcttccagaagattttttttgttaatttggaAAATGTATTGGGCTGAACACAGTGATGGTCGTGGAAAGTGAGTCAAtctaggaatttatttaaaaaaataccctaaatatatttttttatgaattaaattaaattgaaaggtttaaaatgaattttattttgttaatgttttatgggtattttttttttagaatcttgtcaattctttattgttcaatttttcagGAATTCATTAAGTCTGACAAGATAGAATAAACAAAAActcgttttttttgcacataaaaaattccttaaataaaattaataaagcttAATCGTAGAATTATtccaaaaatcataaaaaaaggaaaaaaatacagatATTGGTATATGCTATACCCTTGTAAATTCTTTGATCCTCACTGTTAATAATGATctgtttaacaattttctttaatctctaAACTTGGGGAGAGGAAATTCTCATATTCTCAACTCCTCTTTCTCTCCCTCATTCgtcaaaaaatcatcaaaatgttTTCCCTTCATGTGTGTTGTACCAATTTAAAATGCGAGGGAGGCGAAATTGTCTTTTTACAGTGTTCACAGCTATTGtgggataaaaataaatatctcatTGCACATGGAAGTTTTCTTCGCGatgattttttaagtatttccgGTGAAGAAATTTCTATCAAAAAAACCTACATTTTtcttgctcatttttttttctttactcccCATCTAAAAGTTTCCGCATgttcaaaatttttgcaagatgagcaaaaggagtttttagagaattttccatgtgCACGatcacataattttttatgcattgcATATGAATGAAGATTATGTTTGGTGGTGTAGTACACATAATAAAATGTCTCAATTGCGAGGGGGGAGGAGAATGCGGGGGAGGGTAGAGGACGCACTGTACGAAGAGATTCTTTTGggtggagagaaagagaaaatgaaacaaagATCTCTCAATGCGTCTCAAAATGTATAATTCTAGCGCGCAACTCAGAAAGATCTCTTTTGGTCACCATGAGGCACGACAAGAAGATGTTGATCACATATTTTAGTCTCACTCTGTTGCTCCATTTGAGATAATCGTCGTGATAGTATATTTTGTCTGGCgattgcattttttgttgttgttttatttttcatctttcacacaataaaaaaaaaaacgaaagaataataataaatttttcatgccCCAAAACGGAGAGATTGGTGGTGGGAATAAATGTGGCAAGGTGCAAAAATTGCCACGgggaaaaaagtgagaaaaaatgtcGTGTTGGACATTAGGAAGgtggagtgaaaaaaaaaggcgaCCAGTGCGTGATCTTGCACTGAAATTCAAAGAGAGTGATTCGGGTGCTTCAAATGGGGAAATATGtgggaaaatgtattaaaGAGTCATTCAACTGTAGACCgcgctcatttttttttcctcatcagcATCACAAAACTCCCACATTTTCGCTTTCTTTGCGATCCATTCGTGACTCGCCAAATTCTTTGCTCAGCACAAAAAACACGCGGCTAATTGCGATATACATTGATAAAGTGGAAAATACACACGATCAGCTTTAAATGATTGCTCATTTAGCAAGaagaaaagattcttttgTGAATTGTGATAAACAATTAATAGCAATTGATGTTTCAAGATTGAATCTTGGTGCAATATGGGAGGGAAAATGAGTGCTTCAGTGGCAATGATggagaaaatatagaatttgtGTACAAAAGTCTGTGCTAAATTGGTATTGAAACTGCCTTGGAAGAACCTCCAAATGGGGTTTGTGCATGACTTTCTGAGTCAAGACGTGAGAAATGACAAtttagatgaatttttaaagggcaattaaattgtttttaaaaatttattaaagcaCCGAAGAGTGACGtttgatgaaaatgatttttaatagctgatgaaatgaattaaattgacatGTTTCGATAAAGAAAAGCctcattttttcattcatttaatcaatgaaaataattttaaaaaaaaactcattcaaTAGAGTAAAAAGGCGGTAGGGATctgaaatgttttaattttaattgagttttgataaaatttacttaaaatttaaagaaataaatgagaTGGGTCGTTTGCGGttcaaaaagaaacaaaaaaaacatttttattttttattcacacGTCAGgagaaaaacgtcaaatactGGAAAGAAATTAAACGTAATCTGATctaagaaaatgtcaaacgttagaataaaagTGCTTAACGTAAAATTATTAGGCTGACAAATAGAAGAAATAAGACTTCAAACGCTAGtcagaaaatgtcaaaaaaaaattagaaaaaaaacattagaaattAGAAATTTCTATGGAATATGAAACGTTAAAGAAACATGAACGAAACTTTAAGCGTTAGAaaacaaacgttaaaaattaggagaaacgtcaaacgttaaaataaatatacgtCAAACCTTacaaaaatgtcaatttaaaATGGATAAGTTGTCAAAAACTGTTCATTCAAATGCAACTATTTTTATGACTACTATTATCAATCTTTGTTTATCTCAACTTCGAagtcatcttttttttttttagctatttATTCTTATACATATCCTTGAATAATATTCTGACTACGCCCCTGGATTAGAAcgtattatttttattgcaaggTTTATTTTTGtccaattttaacccatcctcactttttgtatgatatatcatacgcaaaattggtaatttttgtttaatttttatgacgcgaatttgcaaaaatttccttccgggttagtgttttccacttttataAACCCTTAActctttataattaatttttctgggtgtcaaaaacataaaataatattattttttgacaaaaatctaAGTGTATCCaattgcaatgttgtccgggaaccaaaatgtgtgtatttCAAGTGACAATTCCCTTTTTCTCTgtattattttgtgcaaaatctcttaattattgataaaactttgtgaattaactaaaatatCCGTCTCCGAccgcaaattatttaattattttgcgcGATAAACAtctgcgtatgatatatcatacgttggTTGAATTGAGGTACTTTTTAGGTTAAAGTGCGAGTTTATTTCTGTGAGGGAAGATCTAAGAGTttgggaataaaaattaagattgcAGTGAAAAGGAATGCCAGGAAGTGCTAAATCAGATACATCGTAAGTATTAAGAAGTACCTCACACCAGGA is part of the Lutzomyia longipalpis isolate SR_M1_2022 chromosome 3, ASM2433408v1 genome and harbors:
- the LOC129793095 gene encoding uncharacterized protein LOC129793095; the encoded protein is MRGVLLVFLVIFLVTRSTLAVGLGEHCNNNDNLFCDQGLMCNDQTCALNKTSCFFTQHLDREMIGQLPTCNDDGTFAAKQCKGDRSTGRCFCYSATGERIFGWDWWRNSEEMNCACSRKRYEMEKSGRHEVTLHCQQNGNFEELQCDDDTCWCADPDTGFITDNTIAVPQHLWTLLPCYNTSSYGTQYLRQCESASHAQRVIRNAFSKRGTTQISFSNIPCHYDGSFGTYGIAEGQAFCSWRDGSRLGPFAAAPNQVGTMDCYCARDQRIFNDNGLTLNLQCNGQGNYANPQDLNGELFCVDRDGFVVSDFYPPGTETVDCNNHLYYMQ